A single region of the Bacteroidota bacterium genome encodes:
- a CDS encoding PDZ domain-containing protein has translation MKRFLLTFSFICFAAVQFFAFGQNPDNQIRIKIDANVDGKTVKIDTNINGLEDFDLDALLKELGVEEELNQLNIDINTGFQFNWDEAAFEDMMEGLQNIEMPELPELPELSISGLDEMSFISPNKAVLGVYTDKNVEGAQITGLVEEGAAVEAGLKEGDIIIGVDKRTIESPSNLTEVIGMYEPGVSVKVTYLRDGKEQTVNAILKENKNAISAWSNEWNNNLDSFQFDFDNISPDNLFQMSTPDRGYLGVYLQDEENEVIITGVEKNSPAEKAGLQEGDIITELNGNNVVSYDALMEIMNTTKPGEKISIKYKRAGKIQKTDAVLDEVKNQFYIDGDEEGYEPGIIIDHVAPVTPGCAYSYSSTDGKRNVSICITAIKDQPESTKENTATNGLHPLMDPQNLIVYSNPSAGSFNIKFNLNQEGDTRVVVTDVNGKEVYSETLKNFSGAYDKTISLESAPKGTYFIKVTQNGYSGTKSVILQ, from the coding sequence ATGAAACGGTTCCTGCTTACATTTTCCTTTATTTGTTTCGCTGCGGTGCAGTTTTTTGCCTTCGGACAGAATCCGGACAACCAGATTCGTATCAAAATTGATGCTAATGTGGACGGTAAAACAGTGAAGATAGACACAAATATTAATGGATTGGAGGATTTTGATTTGGATGCTTTGCTTAAAGAATTAGGGGTGGAAGAAGAACTGAATCAATTGAATATTGATATCAATACCGGTTTTCAGTTTAATTGGGATGAGGCTGCTTTTGAAGATATGATGGAAGGGTTACAGAATATTGAAATGCCGGAACTTCCAGAACTACCGGAACTGAGCATTAGCGGTTTGGATGAAATGTCGTTCATTTCCCCAAATAAAGCCGTATTAGGTGTGTACACAGATAAAAATGTTGAAGGGGCTCAAATTACAGGATTGGTTGAAGAAGGCGCTGCGGTTGAAGCAGGACTTAAGGAAGGCGATATTATAATCGGAGTCGACAAACGAACAATTGAATCGCCATCGAACCTTACTGAAGTTATCGGTATGTATGAACCCGGTGTTTCGGTAAAAGTTACATACCTGCGCGATGGCAAAGAGCAAACCGTAAATGCCATCTTAAAAGAAAATAAAAATGCAATAAGTGCATGGTCGAACGAATGGAATAATAATCTCGATTCATTCCAATTTGATTTTGATAATATCAGTCCCGATAATTTATTTCAAATGAGTACACCCGATCGTGGATATTTAGGTGTGTATTTGCAAGATGAAGAAAATGAAGTAATTATTACCGGTGTCGAAAAAAATTCGCCGGCAGAAAAAGCCGGATTACAAGAAGGTGATATTATTACAGAATTAAACGGAAATAATGTGGTGAGTTATGATGCATTAATGGAAATTATGAATACCACAAAACCCGGTGAAAAAATCAGTATTAAATATAAACGCGCGGGCAAAATTCAAAAAACTGATGCTGTATTAGATGAAGTAAAAAATCAATTTTATATTGATGGTGATGAAGAAGGATATGAGCCCGGAATTATTATTGATCATGTAGCACCAGTAACGCCGGGATGCGCGTACAGCTACAGTTCTACGGATGGCAAACGCAATGTTTCTATTTGTATAACTGCAATAAAAGATCAGCCGGAATCAACAAAAGAAAATACTGCTACCAATGGTTTACACCCATTAATGGACCCGCAAAATTTAATTGTTTATTCCAACCCAAGTGCAGGTTCGTTTAATATAAAATTTAATTTAAATCAGGAAGGTGATACCAGAGTGGTAGTTACCGATGTGAATGGGAAAGAAGTATATAGTGAAACATTAAAAAATTTTAGTGGTGCTTACGATAAAACAATTTCATTGGAATCGGCACCAAAAGGTACTTACTTTATTAAAGTTACACAAAATGGGTATTCCGGAACTAAATCGGTTATACTGCAATAA
- a CDS encoding TonB-dependent receptor: protein MKNNLYLFTFLMLISAATFAQTQIKGNISDFNGGALPGATVVEKGTNNGTISDLDGNFTITMKTVPGTLVFTFVGYATQEIEVSAQTTLRVIMEAESYNLSGVEVVGTRSLNRSATESMVPVDLIDVKSVTAANGQLDVNQLLQYAAPSFNSNRQSGSDGADHIDPATLRGLGPDQTLVLINGKRYHQSSLINIFGTRGRGNTGSDLNTIPAAAIERIEILRDGASAQYGSDAIAGVINIVLKDDVNEFTGNVNTGAYMAQDNFNQGSLDGQNLQLNGNYGFKIGDGGFINVTSDYHYRGHTNRAEFTGDFPDNTDVRNQYGDAEVTDFTAWFNMKLPLNANTHFYAFGGTNSRDVESYAYTRGAGENRNIDSIYPKGFDPIIASVVNDHSLSAGIRGDISGWDVDFNTTMGKNKMHYYGRNTLNASMGEASPTEFDDGGFSLAQATTSLDFSRYFDNALHGLNIAYGAEYRIDNYIIFAGEQASWDNYGEVFIDGGDTTTRPGGAQGFPGFQPGDETDEFRTNIGVYADVEADFTENFSMSGALRFEDYSDFGNTINGKIAARLALGKNYALRGSFSTGFRAPSLAQVYFSSTYTNVENGVIVDELIADNKSTITRELGIPSLTEEKSVNASFGITAKPTASLSFTLDGYYVTITDRIVLTDGFGTDDDQIGSTLEDLNVGYARFFTNAVDTKTMGLDAIISYKIYMEDNTLTFTYAGNFNQMEVTAIHTNELLAGKEDNYFSDREEYFLLASAPPVKMHINAEYATPKLNVNLRANYFGAITLINYSGLEYTYSAKTTIDASVGYDITSNMHLTVGAANLLNTYPDPTDPYETETGGAWDAVQMGFGGTFLFTKLGFKF, encoded by the coding sequence ATGAAGAATAACCTTTACCTATTCACCTTTTTAATGCTGATTTCGGCGGCCACATTCGCCCAAACGCAGATAAAGGGCAACATTTCAGACTTCAATGGTGGTGCATTACCGGGCGCAACTGTTGTTGAAAAAGGGACCAATAACGGAACCATTTCTGACCTGGATGGCAATTTTACCATTACTATGAAAACCGTTCCCGGAACCCTGGTTTTCACTTTTGTGGGTTATGCCACTCAGGAAATTGAAGTTAGTGCACAAACTACCTTACGCGTAATTATGGAAGCTGAATCGTACAACCTTTCAGGTGTTGAAGTGGTTGGTACACGTAGCTTAAACCGCTCAGCCACCGAAAGTATGGTGCCTGTCGATTTAATTGATGTTAAATCGGTAACCGCTGCAAACGGACAATTAGATGTTAACCAGTTGCTGCAATATGCTGCTCCTTCGTTTAACTCCAACCGTCAGAGTGGTTCAGATGGTGCCGACCATATTGACCCGGCAACTTTGCGCGGTTTAGGCCCTGACCAAACATTGGTTTTAATTAATGGTAAACGTTATCACCAAAGTTCACTCATCAATATTTTTGGAACACGCGGTCGCGGAAATACCGGTAGCGATTTAAATACCATTCCTGCCGCTGCAATTGAACGCATCGAAATTTTACGCGATGGTGCTTCTGCACAATATGGTTCAGATGCCATTGCAGGTGTTATTAATATCGTATTAAAAGATGATGTAAATGAATTTACCGGAAATGTAAATACAGGTGCTTATATGGCACAAGATAATTTTAATCAGGGCTCACTCGACGGACAAAATTTGCAGTTAAATGGAAATTACGGATTTAAAATTGGCGATGGCGGATTTATAAATGTAACATCCGATTATCATTATCGCGGACATACAAACCGTGCTGAATTTACCGGCGATTTTCCTGATAATACCGATGTGCGTAATCAATACGGTGATGCAGAAGTTACCGATTTTACGGCATGGTTTAATATGAAATTACCTTTAAATGCAAACACACATTTTTATGCATTCGGTGGAACAAACAGTCGCGATGTTGAATCGTATGCTTATACACGTGGAGCAGGTGAAAACAGAAATATTGATTCTATTTATCCAAAAGGATTTGACCCAATTATTGCTTCGGTTGTGAATGATCATTCATTATCTGCAGGTATTCGTGGTGATATCAGCGGATGGGATGTAGATTTTAATACCACAATGGGAAAAAATAAAATGCATTATTATGGTCGTAACACCTTAAATGCATCAATGGGTGAAGCATCACCAACAGAATTTGATGATGGTGGATTTTCATTAGCACAAGCAACAACAAGTCTCGATTTTTCACGTTATTTTGATAATGCTTTACACGGTTTAAATATTGCCTACGGTGCTGAATACCGAATAGATAATTATATCATTTTTGCCGGCGAACAGGCTTCATGGGATAATTATGGTGAAGTATTTATTGATGGTGGTGATACTACGACCCGTCCCGGCGGAGCTCAGGGTTTCCCTGGTTTTCAGCCCGGTGATGAAACAGATGAGTTCAGAACCAATATTGGTGTTTATGCTGATGTGGAAGCAGATTTTACAGAAAACTTTTCCATGAGCGGTGCATTACGTTTTGAAGATTATTCTGATTTTGGAAATACCATTAACGGAAAAATAGCTGCACGTTTAGCATTAGGAAAAAATTATGCTTTGAGAGGTTCATTTAGTACCGGGTTCAGAGCACCATCGCTTGCGCAAGTTTATTTCTCTTCAACGTATACCAATGTTGAAAATGGTGTTATTGTGGATGAATTAATTGCAGATAATAAAAGTACCATTACCCGCGAATTGGGTATTCCAAGTTTAACGGAAGAAAAAAGTGTAAACGCCAGTTTTGGTATTACCGCTAAACCAACAGCATCACTTTCATTTACTTTAGATGGTTATTATGTTACCATTACCGACCGTATCGTATTAACAGATGGTTTTGGTACCGATGATGATCAAATTGGTTCAACACTGGAAGATTTAAATGTTGGTTACGCAAGATTTTTTACCAATGCCGTAGATACAAAAACAATGGGTTTAGATGCCATTATATCTTATAAAATATATATGGAAGATAATACCCTTACATTTACCTACGCAGGTAACTTTAATCAAATGGAAGTTACTGCAATTCATACCAACGAATTGCTTGCCGGAAAAGAAGATAATTACTTCAGCGATCGCGAAGAATATTTTTTATTGGCGAGTGCGCCTCCGGTAAAAATGCATATTAATGCAGAATATGCTACACCAAAATTAAATGTGAATTTACGTGCTAATTATTTCGGCGCAATTACATTAATTAATTACAGTGGTTTAGAATATACTTATTCTGCTAAAACAACTATAGATGCCAGCGTTGGTTACGATATTACCAGCAACATGCATTTAACTGTTGGTGCTGCTAACTTGTTAAACACTTATCCTGACCCAACCGACCCTTATGAAACAGAAACAGGTGGTGCCTGGGATGCAGTTCAAATGGGCTTTGGCGGAACATTCCTGTTTACTAAACTCGGATTTAAATTCTGA
- a CDS encoding NifU family protein, protein MSNFIVSIYTEATPNPDSLKFVMNKMLLTGRSVDFERGDAVAFAPLAEAIFNEFSFAKGVFIMNNFVTVRKDAEIDWFEVKSSISDFIKNWVSEGKTIVGEIPETDNISGEMDGDAIVAKIKQMLDQYVKPAVEMDGGAIQFKSFDNGIVTLMMQGSCSGCPSSTVTLKSGIEGLLRRMVPEVKEVVAESVEI, encoded by the coding sequence ATGAGCAACTTTATAGTAAGTATATACACTGAGGCAACTCCCAATCCGGATTCCCTCAAATTTGTGATGAACAAAATGTTGTTAACCGGCCGCAGTGTGGACTTTGAACGCGGTGATGCAGTTGCATTTGCCCCATTGGCAGAAGCCATTTTTAATGAATTCAGTTTTGCGAAGGGCGTTTTTATAATGAACAACTTTGTTACAGTTCGTAAAGACGCTGAAATTGATTGGTTTGAAGTAAAATCATCAATTTCTGATTTTATCAAAAACTGGGTAAGCGAAGGAAAAACCATAGTTGGCGAAATTCCTGAAACCGATAATATCAGCGGTGAAATGGATGGTGATGCAATTGTTGCCAAAATAAAACAGATGCTCGATCAGTATGTAAAACCGGCAGTTGAAATGGACGGTGGTGCAATTCAGTTTAAATCGTTCGACAATGGTATTGTTACTTTAATGATGCAAGGTTCTTGCAGCGGATGTCCTTCTTCAACAGTTACATTAAAATCAGGTATCGAAGGTTTATTACGCCGAATGGTGCCGGAAGTTAAAGAAGTAGTTGCAGAAAGTGTTGAGATTTAA
- a CDS encoding alkaline phosphatase D family protein, with protein sequence MKSYTLLFLICCSTFSLFAQIENRCTADSLLAPFYHGVASGDPTANSVLLWTRITLPDDENPEVSWEVATDTVFTTVVASGMVTTNAAQDFCIHADVSGLAANTWYYYRFNYAGFYSLTGRTKTLPVGDIDSLRFAIISCASLNAGYFNVYDIITRRNDFDAVIFLGDYIYEYESDGYGFNGAVDRPYEPESEIISLSDYRTRHSQYKLDEQLRVLHQNFPFICLWDDHEFADNAYNDGAVNHQPLAEGDWHERVAAAESAYFDWMPVRRSDDTLHPNKTYRSFNMGNLVDLFVLDTRIDDRTKQLDYLAANWDDTSRHIISLTQRNWLFEGLKNSTAQWKIIGQQVMLSPLTAVGVPINDDQWDGYPQDQEAVLQFLRDSIANNKVILTGDIHSSWANDVATPSYDAGAHSGSAAVEFVGPSVTSPSMELGWAEDVIQLMNEHIKFIDIEHRGFLMLDVTKEKTQGDYYFINNINTLDTNYNYDDGWMILNGNNWLYHADTATVRAANKMIPLAPGCPAAPDTATIGIQQFNMIIMGVYPNPLSDVLTMQYVLFENTPVWISIYDISGNLIFTDQFNQVSGLHIYKSNLENLPAGNYQLTLKTNKGAISKAIIKM encoded by the coding sequence ATGAAATCATACACACTTTTATTTTTAATTTGTTGCTCAACATTTTCCCTGTTCGCACAAATTGAAAACCGCTGCACGGCAGATTCGTTATTAGCTCCTTTTTACCATGGCGTTGCCTCAGGCGATCCAACGGCAAACAGTGTTTTGTTATGGACCAGAATTACCTTACCCGATGATGAAAATCCCGAAGTAAGCTGGGAAGTAGCAACTGATACTGTTTTCACTACTGTAGTCGCATCTGGTATGGTAACAACCAATGCTGCACAAGACTTTTGTATACACGCCGATGTTAGTGGTTTAGCTGCAAATACCTGGTATTATTATCGTTTTAATTATGCCGGATTTTACTCGCTTACCGGAAGAACAAAAACATTACCGGTTGGTGATATCGATAGTTTGCGATTTGCTATTATTTCCTGCGCCAGTTTAAATGCAGGATATTTTAATGTGTATGATATTATTACACGCCGCAACGATTTTGATGCGGTTATTTTTTTGGGCGATTATATTTATGAATATGAATCGGATGGTTATGGTTTTAATGGTGCTGTTGACCGCCCTTATGAACCGGAGTCGGAAATTATTTCACTGAGCGATTATCGTACACGTCATTCACAATATAAACTGGATGAACAATTGCGCGTGTTACATCAAAATTTTCCATTTATTTGTTTGTGGGATGATCATGAATTTGCAGACAATGCCTACAACGATGGAGCAGTAAATCATCAGCCACTTGCAGAAGGCGATTGGCACGAACGTGTTGCTGCAGCAGAATCAGCCTATTTTGACTGGATGCCGGTACGCAGAAGTGATGATACGTTACATCCAAATAAAACCTATCGTTCATTTAACATGGGTAATTTGGTTGATTTATTTGTGTTGGATACACGCATTGATGATCGAACAAAACAATTAGATTATTTAGCAGCAAATTGGGATGATACTTCTCGTCATATCATTAGTTTAACACAACGCAACTGGTTATTTGAAGGATTAAAAAATTCAACTGCACAATGGAAAATTATCGGACAACAGGTGATGTTATCGCCGCTTACGGCAGTTGGTGTCCCAATTAACGACGACCAATGGGATGGATATCCGCAGGATCAGGAAGCAGTATTACAATTTTTGCGCGACAGTATAGCTAACAATAAAGTTATTTTAACGGGAGATATCCATTCGAGCTGGGCAAATGATGTAGCAACACCCAGTTACGATGCCGGTGCACATTCAGGAAGTGCTGCTGTTGAATTTGTAGGACCAAGTGTAACATCACCAAGTATGGAATTAGGCTGGGCAGAAGATGTAATTCAATTAATGAACGAACACATTAAATTTATTGATATTGAACATCGCGGATTTTTAATGCTGGATGTTACCAAAGAAAAAACACAAGGCGATTATTATTTTATTAATAACATTAATACACTTGACACAAATTACAATTATGATGATGGGTGGATGATATTAAATGGAAACAACTGGCTCTATCACGCCGATACTGCAACTGTTCGCGCCGCAAATAAAATGATTCCACTTGCTCCGGGATGCCCTGCTGCTCCTGATACTGCAACAATTGGCATACAACAATTCAATATGATAATAATGGGTGTTTATCCAAACCCATTATCAGATGTGTTAACGATGCAATATGTTTTATTCGAAAATACACCCGTTTGGATTTCGATATACGACATTAGTGGTAATTTAATTTTCACTGACCAATTTAATCAGGTTTCCGGTTTGCACATTTATAAATCGAATCTGGAAAATCTACCCGCCGGAAATTATCAGCTTACGCTAAAAACCAATAAGGGCGCAATTTCCAAAGCCATCATAAAAATGTAA
- a CDS encoding DoxX family protein: MLSIRNKTLLHCIRIFIGLVFIVSSVFKLIGIDAFEIYIFSLQLFGLPFSSIIARLVISGEFILGILLITNIDFSLVKKITFAVLGLFSIFLLIQIISGKTENCFCFGEMIQLSPAESLIKNIVLLALLWLIRNDSGFRIKYASSIQLFVIVFALLLPVLLSQPDFMLKWPQMSQDTLSIAAKRTANSQELQPLKPTEGKKMICMLSVNCGYCIHAANKISVIADKHQLNDEIIYVFAGDEAELPVFWEKSKSTHFTYTFLPFRSFFDIAGPSIPSIYLSENGAFKQQFNYRNIDEKAIADFFEK; encoded by the coding sequence ATGTTGAGCATCAGGAATAAAACATTACTACACTGTATCAGAATTTTTATCGGACTGGTATTTATTGTATCATCCGTATTTAAATTAATTGGTATTGATGCTTTTGAAATTTACATTTTTAGTTTACAGCTATTTGGTCTGCCATTTTCATCAATTATTGCACGTTTAGTAATTAGTGGAGAATTTATATTGGGTATTTTGCTCATAACGAATATAGATTTTTCTTTAGTAAAAAAAATCACATTTGCGGTATTAGGTTTATTTTCCATTTTTTTATTAATACAAATCATTTCCGGCAAAACTGAAAATTGTTTTTGTTTTGGGGAGATGATACAACTGAGTCCGGCGGAATCACTTATTAAAAATATTGTACTGCTTGCTTTACTTTGGCTTATCCGAAATGATTCCGGATTCCGAATAAAATATGCATCTTCTATTCAGCTTTTTGTTATTGTATTTGCATTATTATTGCCTGTTTTATTATCGCAACCCGACTTTATGCTCAAGTGGCCGCAAATGTCGCAGGACACATTAAGTATAGCTGCCAAACGAACTGCCAATAGTCAGGAATTACAACCACTAAAACCTACTGAAGGAAAAAAAATGATTTGCATGTTGAGTGTAAATTGTGGTTATTGCATTCATGCAGCAAATAAAATTTCAGTAATTGCAGATAAACATCAGCTCAACGATGAAATTATTTATGTTTTTGCAGGAGATGAAGCTGAGCTGCCGGTATTTTGGGAAAAAAGTAAATCAACACATTTTACATATACCTTTTTACCATTTCGCAGTTTTTTCGATATTGCCGGTCCATCCATTCCGAGTATTTATTTATCAGAAAACGGTGCATTTAAACAGCAGTTTAATTACCGCAATATTGATGAAAAAGCGATAGCAGATTTTTTTGAAAAATGA